The following DNA comes from Meiothermus sp..
TCTTAGCCACTTCGGTCTTGTTGCCCGAGAGCTTGAGGGATTTACTCGAGGCCGCCACCAGGGTATGTCCTTTACTATCGTCAATGATTTGAGCGTAGATATGCTGCAAGCTACGGTGTACGCTCAAGCGCAAGCGACCAGAGGCCTTTACCGCGTTGCGAACCCGGAACTTGCGGCGATCTTCGGTGGTCAAACGAGCCACAGATTCTCCTTCCTTTACTTGCCAGCGGTCTTGCCGGGCTTGGTCTTGACTACCTCATCCGCATAACGGATACCCTTGGCGTGGTAAGCATCGGGGGGTCGCACCGCACGCACGTTGGCGGCAACCTGACCCACGAGTTGCTTATCAATACCAATTACCCGAATCTTGGTGGGCTCCGGTACTTCAAAGGTAATGCCGTCTGGGGGCGTAACAATGTCTTTGTGGCTGTGCCCCACGGTGAGCTCGAGGTTCTTACCCTGCATGGCCGCACGGTAACCGGTTCCGCTAATCAGCATCTCCTTCACGTATCCTGTCGAGACGCCTTGAACCGCGTTGGCAATTAGGGTGCGGGTCAGGCCGTGCAGGCTTCTGTGGGTTCGGCTGTCGGAGGGACGGCTAACAGTAAGCGTGCCCCCTTCGTTCTTTACGGTTAGGTCGGGGTGCACAGGTACGGTCAATTCGCCCTTGGAGCCCTTGACCTTTACGAAACCAGGGGCCACTTCTACGGTCACGCCCTTAGGCAAGGTGATGGGTTGTTTTCCGATGCGGCTCATTACCACACCTCGCAAATCACTTCGCCGCCAACGCCCAGCTTACGGGCTTCACGGTCGGGCAGCAGACCTTTGGAGGTCGAGACGATGGCCAGGCCCAGGCCGCGGCGCACGTTAGGCACGTTCTCGGCAGTTACGTATACCCGGCGCCCCGGACGGCTCACCCGGCGAATGTGCTTGATAACCTGTTCGCGGCGGGGGCCATACTTGAGGATTAGGCGGAGAAACGGCTTACCCTCTACCTCGATGCGCTCCATTCCTTTGAGAAAACCTTCTTTGACCAGGATGCTGGCGATCTGCTCCTTAAACTTAGAAGCAGGAACATCCACGCTCTCCTTGTAGACCTGGACTCCATTTCGAATCCGGGTCAGCATATCGGCAATCGGATCACTTAGCATTACAGCATCTCCTTCTTCTGGGGTGGCTCCGCTTGGTCTGGAGGTTTGCAGAGCTCGGTCTTGGCTAAGGCAAGCCAACCTGTCGGCTCAGAACATCCACAGAGGACACCCTAGGATTGGCCTTGCGGTATCGGTGAAATCTCACCGACCTACAAAGCAATCTTTACCAGCTTGCCTTCTTGACGCCCGGCAACTGCCCCTTGTGGGCCATTTCGCGGAACTGGAGGCGCGAAAGCCCAAAGTAGCGCAAGTAAGACTTGGCACGGCCCGTCACCGCGCAGCGGTTCTTGTGGCGGGTGGGGCTGGCATCGCGCGGCAGCTCGGCCAGCGCAGCGTAATCACCCGCAGCCTTGAGGGCAGCCCGCTTGGCGGCATACTTGGCGATGGTCTTTAGCTTGCGCTTCATCTTCTCGACTTGAGATTTTTTAGCCATGGTTTCACCTCCTTCCTAAGTTCAGCTAAGCAACTCTACGATGATAGCAAACAAAGCATTACTTACGGAACGGGAATCCAAGCAGCTCGAGCAGGGCTTTGGCTTCCTCGTCGGTTTTAGCCGTGGTA
Coding sequences within:
- the rplR gene encoding 50S ribosomal protein L18, with the protein product MARLTTEDRRKFRVRNAVKASGRLRLSVHRSLQHIYAQIIDDSKGHTLVAASSKSLKLSGNKTEVAKKVGQAIAEAAKAKGISQVVFDRGAFKYHGRVKALAEGAREGGLEF
- the rplF gene encoding 50S ribosomal protein L6; its protein translation is MSRIGKQPITLPKGVTVEVAPGFVKVKGSKGELTVPVHPDLTVKNEGGTLTVSRPSDSRTHRSLHGLTRTLIANAVQGVSTGYVKEMLISGTGYRAAMQGKNLELTVGHSHKDIVTPPDGITFEVPEPTKIRVIGIDKQLVGQVAANVRAVRPPDAYHAKGIRYADEVVKTKPGKTAGK
- the rpsH gene encoding 30S ribosomal protein S8 — protein: MLSDPIADMLTRIRNGVQVYKESVDVPASKFKEQIASILVKEGFLKGMERIEVEGKPFLRLILKYGPRREQVIKHIRRVSRPGRRVYVTAENVPNVRRGLGLAIVSTSKGLLPDREARKLGVGGEVICEVW
- the rpsN gene encoding 30S ribosomal protein S14, translating into MAKKSQVEKMKRKLKTIAKYAAKRAALKAAGDYAALAELPRDASPTRHKNRCAVTGRAKSYLRYFGLSRLQFREMAHKGQLPGVKKASW